Genomic segment of Terriglobales bacterium:
CCCAGCTCACTCCCGAGCACGCCTTCTTCAACCTGGCGCAGATCCTTATGTACCCGGTGGACGCGCGCGATTCTCCCATGACCGTGACCTTCACCGACTTCCCCACCAACTGGAAGATTGCCACCGCGCTGCCTTCGCTGCGCCCGGGCTACACCGGCAGCCATGCGGTGTTCACGGCGCGCACCTACGACCGGCTGGTGGACGGCCCGGTGGAGATCGGGACCTTCAAGGACGTGTTTTTCGACCAGGACGGCGCTACCTACCACATCGTGGTGGACGCCAATCCCGCCGACTACGACATGGACAACCTCAAGCAGACGGTGCACAAGATCGTAGCCGCCGGCGTGAGCTGGATGGGGGACCGTCCCTTCACCGAGTATCTCTTCATCTACCACTTCCCGCACGGACCGGGCGGAGGCGGGATGGAGCACGCCTACTCCACCGCCATCGACGTGAGCGCCGACCGGCTGAACGACGACTTCCTCTTCCTGGAGCAGGTGACGGCGCACGAGTTCTTCCACCTGTGGAACGTGAAGCGCATCCGGCCGCGCGCCCTCGACCCCATCGACTACACGCGCGAGAACTACACCACGTCGCTGTGGTTCTGCGAGGGCGTGACCAGCGCCGTCGCCAACACCCTGCTGCTGCGCGCCGGCCTGCTGGACGAGCGCCGCTACCTGGACCTGTTGAACCAGGAGATCCGCACCCTGGAGCTGCGCCCGGCGCACCTGCGGCAGTCCGTGGAGGAATCGAGCCTGGACACCTGGTTCGACAAGTATCCGCAGTACCGCCTGCCCGAGCGCAGCATCTCTTACTACAACAAGGGCGAGATCCTGGGCGTGCTGCTGGACCTGGCGGTGCGGGAGCGGACGGGCGGGCAGAAGTCGCTGCGCGACGTCTTTCAGTGGATGAACACGCAATACGCCAACGAGGGCCGCCCCTTCGAGGAATCCTCCGGCGTGCGTCTGGCGGCGGAGGCCGTCACCTCCTCCGATTTCTCCGCCTTCTTCCGCGACTACGTGAGCGGGGTCGAGGAGCCGCCCTACAGCCAGCTGCTGGCGACCGTGGGGCTCAAGCTGGTGAGGACGCGCATCACCGTGCCCCACCCCGGATTCAACTCGGTGAAGAACTTCGATGCTCCGCCAGTGGTGGTCTCGGTGGAGAACCTGAGCGAAGCCGACCGCCTGGGACTGGTTGCGGGCGACACCATCCTCGCCATCAACGGCAAGGCTGCCTCCTCCGAGGTGGAGGACGTGCTCTCCACCATGCGCGTGGGCGACACGCTGCGCCTGCGGGTAACGGGGCGCAAGGGCTCGCGCGAGCTCAAGCTTCGCCTGGGAGGACACGAGGAAGAGCAGTTCGTCATCGTGGATGCGGACGTGGTTACGCCCCCTCAACGCACCCGCCGGGCCGCCTGGCTGGAGTCGCCGGCGACGGGCCCGCGCCGGGCCGCAGGATCATCTTCGGCCGGGGCAGGGGACCAGAGTTCTTCGCAGCCCGCCACCAGCGTAGGGACCACGCCCCACTAGGCGGTCAGCTCCCGGCGGATCTCTCTTTCTTCGAACGCAGGGCTCTGGCCATCTCCGGCAGACGCGGCAGGATGGCCACGCTGCGCAGCCACAGTTTGTGGTCGAAAGCGGGAGAGCCACTCACCATCGCGCCGGGCTCGATATCCCCATGGGTGCCGCTCTGCGCGGTGATCACCACGCCGTCGCCGATGTGGCAGTGCCCGGCGACGCCCACCTGTCCGGCGAGGATCACGTGCTTGCCGACCTCGGTGGATCCTGCCAGCCCCACCTGGGCGCAGACCATGGTGTGCTCGCCCACGCGGGAGCCGTGGCCCACCTGGGCCAGGTTGTCGATCTTGACGCCGCGGCAAACGCGGGTCTCGCCCACGCTGGCGCGGTCCACGCAGGCCAGAGCCTGCACTTCCACGTCGTCCTCGAGGATGGCGGGCCCGGATTGCAGAATCTTGTGCCACCGGTCCTCATCGTCCTTGGCGAAGCCGAAGCCGTCGGCGCCGATGACCGCGCCGTTCTGCAGGATGACGTTGTCGCCCAGCCGGCAGTGCTCGCGCACCACCGCGTGCGCGTGCGCGAAGAAGTTGCGCCCGATGCGCGCTCCCCGGTAGATGACCACGTGCGCCAGCAGCA
This window contains:
- a CDS encoding PDZ domain-containing protein; protein product: MRAKRLLLPLLLFVLARPALAAPAAPVDYYVSLVKSGEHLAHVRIHLAGTSAERDVQLPVWNALYQIRDFAQNVRRVTATNGAGQSLPVHKIDKTTWRIGGAESGAEVEYEILADQPGPYGAQLTPEHAFFNLAQILMYPVDARDSPMTVTFTDFPTNWKIATALPSLRPGYTGSHAVFTARTYDRLVDGPVEIGTFKDVFFDQDGATYHIVVDANPADYDMDNLKQTVHKIVAAGVSWMGDRPFTEYLFIYHFPHGPGGGGMEHAYSTAIDVSADRLNDDFLFLEQVTAHEFFHLWNVKRIRPRALDPIDYTRENYTTSLWFCEGVTSAVANTLLLRAGLLDERRYLDLLNQEIRTLELRPAHLRQSVEESSLDTWFDKYPQYRLPERSISYYNKGEILGVLLDLAVRERTGGQKSLRDVFQWMNTQYANEGRPFEESSGVRLAAEAVTSSDFSAFFRDYVSGVEEPPYSQLLATVGLKLVRTRITVPHPGFNSVKNFDAPPVVVSVENLSEADRLGLVAGDTILAINGKAASSEVEDVLSTMRVGDTLRLRVTGRKGSRELKLRLGGHEEEQFVIVDADVVTPPQRTRRAAWLESPATGPRRAAGSSSAGAGDQSSSQPATSVGTTPH
- the lpxD gene encoding UDP-3-O-(3-hydroxymyristoyl)glucosamine N-acyltransferase, which gives rise to MKLSEIAATLGARLEGNGAVEITGIAGIEEAGPGQLTFVANPKYAAAAKTTRASAVIVAEDFPALAAATLRTKNPYLAFARALELFYQPPQYAPGVHPTAVIHPSAKIGKQASIGPYVVVDQEVEIGDGCVLLAHVVIYRGARIGRNFFAHAHAVVREHCRLGDNVILQNGAVIGADGFGFAKDDEDRWHKILQSGPAILEDDVEVQALACVDRASVGETRVCRGVKIDNLAQVGHGSRVGEHTMVCAQVGLAGSTEVGKHVILAGQVGVAGHCHIGDGVVITAQSGTHGDIEPGAMVSGSPAFDHKLWLRSVAILPRLPEMARALRSKKERSAGS